A stretch of Flavobacterium sp. N2270 DNA encodes these proteins:
- a CDS encoding response regulator yields the protein MKIAIVDDNSFLISSIKEKLSFFEEIQVKFTASNGSELIEKLEKNSNIDAILMDIEMPIMNGIEATLATKQKYPQIKIIMLTVFDNDENIFNAIKAGADGYLLKDVNPHALFGGIVETLNGGAAMNPSIALKTLKLLRNPVSFEDVAKEEINLTAREIDVLEQLAQGLSYTVIAENLFLSPSTVRKHIENIYSKLQVHSKLEAVQKAKRNNLI from the coding sequence ATGAAAATAGCAATCGTAGACGATAATAGTTTTTTAATTTCTTCTATTAAAGAAAAGTTGTCTTTTTTTGAAGAAATTCAAGTAAAATTTACTGCTTCAAATGGATCTGAATTAATCGAAAAACTTGAAAAAAACAGTAATATTGATGCAATTTTAATGGATATTGAAATGCCAATAATGAATGGTATTGAAGCAACTTTAGCAACAAAACAAAAATATCCTCAAATAAAAATTATAATGCTCACTGTTTTCGATAACGATGAAAACATTTTCAATGCAATTAAGGCTGGTGCTGACGGGTATTTGTTAAAAGACGTAAATCCTCATGCTTTATTTGGCGGTATAGTTGAAACTCTAAATGGAGGAGCAGCAATGAATCCTTCCATAGCGTTAAAAACATTGAAATTACTACGCAATCCTGTTAGTTTTGAAGACGTTGCTAAGGAAGAAATTAACTTAACCGCTAGAGAAATTGACGTTTTAGAACAGTTGGCTCAAGGTTTAAGCTATACAGTTATCGCAGAAAATTTATTTCTTTCTCCATCAACAGTTAGAAAACATATAGAAAATATTTACTCAAAATTACAAGTGCATTCAAAATTGGAAGCCGTTCAAAAAGCAAAACGCAATAATTTAATTTAA
- a CDS encoding ATP-binding protein: protein MKHTFSLFFLGWIAFSVAQTKPTYIDSLEQAITKFSAKQKLKAINEIPYGDFVAEVEKAERLFKKGEKLAIQLKDSTSLGDLFYKLGQLKVYQNKLDESLAYSLKAITIFENNKNFSKAGMVYGGLGYNLKAKNLEKALYYMRKGIKLLEDTNDLERINPVYDNYGVLLSMSNNNDSALYYQKKSLSIKKQLKDSVGLGYGYANIANTFAEKRNFILAKKYVDSSSIIRNKIADNYGITVNYVQKAEIFVLEKKYNEAIEDFKTCARLSQKYKYKHLEQYCYQNLSKCYVELKDYKNAFDYKEKFQIVKDSADNIITNAKVEELQIEFETEKKEKLLAEAKVDLLAKEAKIKKRTTFLISALALAFLLGLIGFLVYKQQRLKNKQLVKENELRQALIKIENQNNLQEQRLAISKDLHDNIGSQLTFIISSLDNLKYFEFTKDKLYTKFDSIGTFTRSTITDLRDTIWAMNKEAITFEDLKTRTTNFIEAAKTSLLGITFEFNYPKNTDEVTLNSLQGIDVYRIIQEAVNNAVKHAEATKIIVNFELIKNTLEVSISDNGKGFDKETIEAGNGLASMKKRAQEINANLSIEPLEQGTKVCLKFNLE from the coding sequence ATGAAACACACCTTTAGTTTATTTTTTTTGGGATGGATAGCATTTTCAGTAGCTCAAACAAAGCCAACATATATTGATAGTTTAGAGCAGGCAATTACAAAATTTTCTGCAAAACAAAAATTAAAAGCAATTAATGAAATTCCTTATGGAGACTTTGTAGCTGAAGTTGAAAAGGCTGAAAGGTTATTTAAAAAAGGTGAAAAACTGGCTATACAATTAAAAGATAGCACATCTTTAGGTGATTTGTTTTATAAGCTAGGTCAACTCAAAGTATATCAAAATAAATTAGACGAAAGCTTAGCATACTCTCTCAAGGCCATTACTATTTTTGAAAACAATAAAAATTTCTCAAAAGCAGGAATGGTTTATGGTGGTTTAGGCTATAATTTAAAAGCTAAAAATTTAGAGAAAGCTCTTTATTACATGCGAAAAGGCATTAAACTTCTTGAGGATACTAATGATTTAGAAAGAATCAACCCTGTTTATGATAACTACGGTGTATTACTGAGTATGTCAAATAATAATGACAGTGCTTTGTATTATCAAAAAAAATCCTTATCAATAAAAAAACAACTGAAAGACAGTGTTGGCTTAGGTTATGGTTATGCAAATATTGCAAATACATTTGCTGAAAAAAGGAATTTTATATTAGCAAAAAAATATGTAGATAGTTCATCAATAATTAGAAATAAAATTGCAGATAACTATGGTATTACAGTAAATTATGTTCAAAAAGCAGAAATTTTTGTATTAGAAAAAAAGTATAATGAAGCCATTGAGGATTTTAAAACTTGTGCTCGTTTGTCACAAAAATATAAATACAAACATTTAGAACAATATTGTTATCAAAACTTATCTAAATGTTATGTAGAATTAAAAGATTATAAAAATGCATTTGATTATAAAGAAAAGTTTCAAATAGTAAAAGATAGTGCTGATAATATAATTACTAATGCTAAAGTAGAAGAACTTCAAATTGAATTTGAAACTGAAAAAAAAGAAAAACTTTTAGCTGAAGCAAAAGTAGATTTGTTGGCAAAAGAAGCTAAAATTAAAAAAAGAACAACTTTTTTAATTTCCGCATTAGCATTGGCCTTTTTATTAGGATTAATAGGTTTTTTAGTGTACAAACAACAACGATTAAAAAACAAACAATTAGTTAAAGAAAATGAATTGAGACAAGCACTCATTAAAATTGAAAATCAAAATAATTTACAAGAACAACGATTAGCAATTTCAAAAGATTTACATGATAATATTGGTTCACAACTTACCTTTATAATTTCATCTTTAGATAATTTAAAATACTTTGAGTTTACTAAAGATAAATTATACACAAAATTCGATTCTATAGGAACATTTACGCGTTCAACAATTACCGATTTGCGCGATACCATATGGGCAATGAACAAAGAAGCAATTACGTTTGAAGATTTAAAAACAAGAACAACTAATTTTATTGAAGCTGCAAAAACTTCATTATTAGGAATTACTTTTGAATTCAATTATCCAAAAAACACAGATGAAGTTACATTGAATTCTTTACAAGGAATCGACGTGTATCGCATTATTCAAGAAGCGGTAAATAATGCAGTAAAACATGCAGAAGCAACAAAAATTATTGTCAATTTTGAACTAATTAAAAACACTTTAGAAGTTTCTATTTCCGATAACGGAAAAGGTTTTGATAAAGAAACAATAGAAGCTGGAAATGGATTAGCCTCAATGAAAAAAAGAGCTCAAGAAATTAATGCAAACTTATCAATTGAACCTCTTGAACAAGGAACAAAAGTGTGTTTAAAATTTAACTTAGAATAA
- a CDS encoding DUF4230 domain-containing protein: protein MNFFNNISEIRKWIVIILIGLVFFFGYRYFTSNKNSSSIEYDTLLIQQEIKNVGKLVVTEGHFAEVMTYKDKRETYIPGLSFDKKAIVIINADVTVGFDLSLVQYDVDEEKKTVTILSIPKEEIKISPDIKYYDIESSSFNEFSPSDYNKISKIAKINLTKKIEKSSLKSNAKNRLMSELSKMLIVTNTLGWTLIYNGETINDKNKFKL from the coding sequence ATGAATTTTTTTAATAACATTTCTGAGATAAGAAAATGGATAGTTATAATCCTAATTGGTTTAGTATTCTTCTTTGGATATAGATATTTTACTTCCAATAAAAATAGCTCAAGTATAGAGTATGATACACTTCTAATTCAACAAGAAATCAAAAATGTTGGAAAATTAGTTGTAACGGAAGGTCATTTTGCTGAAGTAATGACTTATAAAGATAAAAGAGAGACATATATTCCTGGGCTTTCATTTGATAAAAAAGCAATTGTGATTATCAATGCAGATGTTACTGTAGGTTTTGATTTAAGCTTAGTTCAATATGATGTAGATGAAGAAAAGAAAACAGTTACTATATTAAGTATTCCAAAAGAAGAAATTAAAATTAGTCCAGACATTAAGTATTATGACATAGAATCTAGCAGTTTTAATGAATTCTCTCCTTCAGATTATAATAAAATTAGTAAAATAGCAAAGATAAATTTAACTAAGAAAATTGAAAAATCATCTTTAAAATCAAATGCAAAAAATAGATTGATGTCGGAATTATCAAAAATGCTTATAGTAACTAATACTTTAGGTTGGACATTAATATATAATGGCGAAACTATAAATGATAAAAATAAATTTAAATTATAA
- a CDS encoding T9SS type A sorting domain-containing protein gives MKTTKINKVVFILLLLLNGFIYAQYNGGDADGQAFESLNNTSCSLPDQFYAYNGGSGSLTTSNGLSNTTCSIPDQFYAYNGGNADGAASETINAVACGNPDNFYAYFGGNADGAASETINAITCGYPDQFYAYFGGNADGFSVSGIDAISCPEPAQFYAYFGGDADGFSAETVDQVTCAIPPQFYAYFGGIDDGFSVGNTAPVCPTDPPVADFTASATTICVGESITFTDTSTNLPFVWSWTFTGGTPSSSTDQNPVITYNTAGTYEVELVATNFNGSDTETKTAFITVSAYPTITGTTPAARCDAGTVTLQATASTGTISWFANATGGTALGTGTSFTTPSLSTTTTYYVEVANNGCISGRTAVIATINTTPTISGTTPASRCGSGTVTLQATASAGTIQWFTASTGGTVLFTGANYTTPSLTTTTSYYVQVSQNGCTSPRTEVIATINEIPTITGTTPASRCDSGTVTLQATASIGTISWYTASSGGTALGTGTSFTTPSLSTTTTYYVESATATCNSTRTAVTATVNATPSITSTTPSSVCDAGTVTLQATASTGTISWFANATGGTALGTGTSFTTPSLSTTTTYYVEVTNNGCTSSRTAVIATINTTPTITGTTPANRCGSGTVTLQATASAGTIQWFAASTGGTVLFTGANYTTPSLGTTTSYYVQVSQNGCTSSRTEVIATINEVPTITSTTPSSVCNSGTVTLQATASTGTISWYAAASGGSALGTGTSFTTPVLSTSTTYYVESANTTCNSTRTAVTASVTNTSAPTGNANQTYCAGETVANILVSGTNIIWYDASTGGNIVLGTDLIADGIYYASQTISGCESATRLAITMSTGGCLSNDDFVQALISMYPNPVQDILNIKSSVAIERVEIHNLLGQIIFNSKYNNEEVRIDFSNYATGTYLIRVFNDNNPKTYKIIKK, from the coding sequence ATGAAAACAACAAAAATAAATAAAGTTGTATTCATACTGTTACTATTGTTAAATGGGTTTATATATGCTCAATATAATGGAGGCGATGCCGATGGACAAGCCTTTGAGAGTTTAAATAATACCAGTTGTTCCCTACCCGATCAGTTTTATGCCTATAATGGCGGTAGCGGAAGTTTAACAACATCAAATGGTCTAAGTAATACGACATGTAGTATACCAGATCAGTTTTATGCCTATAATGGTGGTAATGCTGACGGTGCTGCAAGTGAGACAATAAATGCAGTAGCTTGTGGAAATCCAGATAATTTTTACGCCTATTTTGGTGGTAATGCTGATGGTGCTGCAAGTGAAACAATAAATGCAATTACGTGCGGATATCCAGATCAGTTTTACGCTTATTTTGGCGGAAATGCTGATGGATTTTCAGTAAGTGGTATAGATGCTATTTCTTGTCCAGAGCCTGCGCAATTTTATGCCTACTTTGGAGGTGATGCAGATGGGTTTAGTGCAGAAACAGTTGATCAGGTTACTTGTGCAATTCCTCCTCAGTTTTACGCTTATTTTGGCGGAATAGACGATGGTTTTTCTGTTGGAAACACAGCACCTGTTTGTCCTACTGATCCACCAGTTGCAGATTTTACTGCTTCGGCAACAACAATTTGTGTAGGAGAATCTATCACATTTACCGATACTTCAACAAACTTGCCGTTTGTATGGAGCTGGACATTTACTGGAGGAACACCTAGTAGTTCAACTGATCAAAATCCTGTAATTACATATAATACAGCAGGAACTTATGAAGTTGAATTAGTTGCAACTAATTTTAACGGTAGTGATACCGAAACTAAAACAGCTTTTATAACGGTTAGTGCTTATCCAACAATTACTGGAACAACTCCTGCTGCACGATGTGATGCTGGAACAGTAACTTTACAGGCAACGGCAAGTACAGGAACTATTAGTTGGTTTGCAAATGCTACTGGAGGAACTGCTTTAGGAACTGGAACTAGTTTTACAACTCCAAGTTTAAGCACAACTACAACATATTATGTAGAAGTCGCTAATAATGGATGTATCTCTGGAAGAACAGCAGTAATTGCAACTATAAACACTACTCCTACTATTTCAGGAACTACTCCAGCAAGTAGGTGTGGAAGTGGAACGGTAACTTTACAAGCAACAGCTAGTGCAGGAACCATTCAATGGTTTACGGCTTCTACAGGTGGAACAGTATTGTTTACTGGGGCAAATTATACAACTCCTAGTTTAACTACTACGACTAGTTATTATGTTCAAGTAAGTCAAAACGGATGTACTTCTCCTAGAACAGAAGTTATTGCTACTATTAATGAAATTCCAACAATTACAGGTACAACTCCTGCAAGCAGATGTGATTCTGGTACAGTAACATTACAAGCTACGGCAAGTATAGGAACTATTAGTTGGTATACAGCATCAAGTGGCGGAACAGCATTAGGAACAGGAACGAGTTTTACAACTCCAAGTTTAAGCACAACTACAACTTATTATGTAGAAAGTGCAACTGCAACTTGTAATTCTACTAGAACAGCGGTTACAGCAACTGTAAATGCAACACCATCTATTACATCAACTACACCAAGTAGTGTTTGTGATGCTGGAACAGTAACATTACAAGCTACGGCAAGTACAGGGACTATTAGTTGGTTTGCAAATGCTACCGGTGGAACTGCTTTAGGAACTGGAACAAGTTTTACAACTCCAAGTTTAAGTACAACTACAACTTATTATGTAGAAGTTACTAATAATGGATGTACTTCTTCAAGAACAGCAGTAATTGCAACTATAAATACTACTCCTACTATTACAGGAACCACACCTGCGAATAGATGCGGAAGTGGAACGGTAACTTTACAAGCAACAGCTAGTGCAGGAACCATTCAATGGTTTGCAGCTTCTACAGGTGGAACAGTATTGTTTACGGGAGCAAATTATACAACTCCTAGTTTAGGTACCACAACTAGTTATTATGTTCAAGTAAGTCAGAATGGTTGTACTTCTTCAAGAACAGAAGTAATTGCTACTATTAATGAAGTACCAACAATTACTAGTACTACACCAAGTAGTGTTTGTAATTCTGGAACGGTAACTTTACAAGCTACGGCAAGTACAGGAACTATCAGTTGGTATGCAGCAGCTTCTGGCGGAAGTGCATTAGGAACAGGAACGAGTTTTACAACCCCAGTATTAAGTACTTCAACTACATATTATGTAGAAAGTGCAAATACAACTTGTAATTCTACTAGAACTGCAGTTACTGCAAGTGTTACTAATACAAGTGCGCCTACTGGAAATGCTAATCAGACCTATTGTGCAGGCGAAACCGTAGCTAATATTTTGGTTTCAGGAACTAATATTATTTGGTACGATGCCTCAACAGGTGGAAATATAGTTTTAGGAACTGATTTAATAGCAGATGGAATTTACTATGCTTCACAAACCATTAGTGGATGTGAAAGCGCAACTAGATTAGCTATTACGATGAGTACTGGTGGTTGCTTATCTAATGATGACTTTGTTCAAGCTTTGATAAGCATGTATCCAAACCCTGTGCAAGATATTTTAAATATTAAATCATCAGTAGCAATTGAAAGAGTTGAAATTCATAACCTATTAGGTCAAATTATTTTTAATTCGAAGTATAATAATGAGGAAGTTAGAATAGATTTTTCAAATTATGCAACTGGAACTTATTTAATAAGGGTATTTAATGATAACAATCCAAAAACATATAAGATTATTAAAAAATAA
- a CDS encoding DUF6498-containing protein gives MFKTLFQNQPIISNSVFLQSVFLIALLVLGKADPMAIVFAYIFETVIIGLIHVVKLFYVVAYNDPEKGKSKIIDYCSIPFFLIHYGAFVGIQSIIIYTGFAINDDRFSTSLSFSNFIDILNLEGFNMVVFSIIVSHLFSFYFYFLKEKKYKNENLGAYMVKPYLRIFIQQFLAIIPFFFLIFMDSVSVLAAVLLIIMRTILDFYLAAIAKNPDKINKLAKRIISKNKPEELSDIEQSLKVFFEE, from the coding sequence ATGTTTAAAACGTTGTTTCAAAATCAGCCTATTATTAGTAATTCTGTTTTTTTACAGTCTGTTTTCTTAATAGCACTTTTGGTATTGGGAAAGGCTGATCCTATGGCAATTGTTTTTGCATATATTTTTGAAACGGTTATAATAGGTCTTATTCATGTTGTTAAATTGTTTTATGTAGTTGCCTATAATGATCCTGAAAAAGGAAAATCTAAAATTATAGATTATTGCTCAATTCCTTTTTTCTTAATCCATTATGGAGCATTTGTAGGAATTCAAAGTATAATTATATATACTGGTTTTGCCATAAATGACGATCGCTTTTCTACTTCATTAAGTTTTTCTAATTTTATTGATATACTTAACTTAGAAGGTTTTAATATGGTTGTTTTTTCAATAATTGTAAGCCATTTGTTTTCCTTCTATTTTTATTTTCTAAAAGAAAAAAAATATAAAAATGAAAATTTAGGAGCTTATATGGTTAAACCATATTTGCGTATTTTTATACAGCAATTTTTAGCAATTATACCTTTCTTTTTTTTAATTTTCATGGATTCTGTTAGTGTTTTAGCCGCTGTTTTGTTAATAATAATGCGAACCATTTTAGACTTTTATCTAGCTGCAATTGCTAAAAACCCAGATAAAATAAATAAACTAGCTAAACGCATAATTAGTAAAAACAAACCTGAAGAATTATCTGATATAGAACAATCTTTAAAAGTCTTTTTTGAAGAATAA
- a CDS encoding rhodanese-like domain-containing protein gives MGILDLLGFGNKANDIQEYVQKGAIILDVRTTEEYKEGHIKGSKNIALQVLNGKISEIKKWNKPVIACCRSGMRSAQATSILKQNGIDCVNGGGWTSLQNKL, from the coding sequence ATGGGAATTTTAGATTTATTAGGTTTTGGGAACAAAGCAAATGATATTCAAGAATATGTTCAAAAGGGAGCTATTATTTTAGACGTTAGAACTACAGAAGAATACAAAGAAGGTCATATAAAAGGCTCTAAAAACATTGCATTACAAGTTTTAAATGGTAAAATCTCAGAAATTAAAAAATGGAACAAGCCTGTAATTGCTTGTTGCCGTTCTGGTATGAGAAGTGCTCAAGCTACTTCAATTCTAAAACAAAATGGAATTGACTGTGTAAACGGTGGTGGCTGGACAAGCTTACAAAATAAATTATAA
- a CDS encoding OmpA family protein — translation MKYNYILILFLVLSTKAISQHISLDDDFKKDNRNLTFDKEDFKIYFDKEGMILENKHKENTKWTLINTDSDYDEIDFDIEASVTLIKSKSDEAGYGLVWACYKDNSNYHVVNLNANKQNKLYWYYNEKFTYDLKWTENKNIKNKKENKIKVSRRAQFVYIYINDELVVKSDNVSYYGSKFGFIVDAGTTMKVTKLKITEYPLSIDVVETFDPNMKMEKLPVSISSTEFEETNPIISADGKTIYITRKDCKFNIDSENDDIWFATKDNQGKWSDLKNMGRPLNNKGNNFVISSSPDNNTLLVGNKYAADGINTNGSGVSISSKTIDGWEIPKALEIKDYINKSKYVGYFLSSDNKHLLMAVERDEGLGLSDFFVSFIEDNGTWSKPVHMGNQINTKEDEANPFLAADGKTMYFSSNGHPGYGGYDLFVSKRLDDSWTNWSKPKNLGKVINSSSTELSIFLSAKGDKAYVGKSSDIWEISNTVKQDPVALIKGRVFDNKTKSILYTSIFYNDLKSNKELGKAISDPSTGSYSIVLPYGQRYSFMAEKEGYYAVTENVDLSNLNEYKEITVDLYLNPIEKGQTIRLNNIFFDSGKYDLLSESNAELEKLLKVLKDNKQLTIEIAGHTDAVGADNNNLVLSNNRANAVMNFLISNGISKERLTAKGYGETKFITTNDTEEGKQQNRRVEFLILEM, via the coding sequence ATGAAATATAACTACATTTTAATATTGTTTCTTGTTTTGTCAACAAAAGCAATAAGCCAACACATCTCTTTAGATGACGATTTTAAAAAAGACAACCGTAATTTAACTTTCGATAAAGAAGATTTTAAAATTTATTTCGATAAAGAAGGAATGATTTTAGAAAATAAGCACAAAGAAAATACAAAATGGACACTAATTAATACAGACAGCGATTATGATGAAATTGATTTTGATATAGAAGCATCAGTCACATTAATAAAATCGAAGTCAGATGAAGCTGGATATGGATTAGTTTGGGCTTGCTATAAAGACAATTCAAATTATCATGTGGTTAATTTAAATGCAAATAAACAAAATAAATTATATTGGTATTACAATGAAAAATTCACATATGATTTAAAGTGGACCGAAAACAAAAACATTAAGAACAAAAAAGAAAATAAAATTAAAGTAAGCAGAAGGGCTCAGTTTGTTTACATATACATCAACGATGAATTAGTGGTAAAATCAGACAATGTGTCTTATTACGGAAGTAAATTCGGTTTTATTGTAGATGCAGGAACTACAATGAAGGTTACAAAATTAAAAATTACCGAGTATCCACTTTCAATTGATGTTGTAGAAACATTTGATCCAAATATGAAAATGGAAAAATTGCCAGTAAGCATTTCTTCAACAGAATTTGAAGAAACAAATCCAATAATATCTGCCGACGGTAAAACGATATACATTACAAGAAAAGATTGTAAATTCAATATTGATAGCGAAAATGATGATATTTGGTTTGCTACAAAAGACAATCAAGGCAAATGGTCTGATTTAAAGAATATGGGACGACCTTTAAATAATAAAGGGAATAATTTTGTGATTTCAAGTTCACCAGATAATAATACATTGTTGGTAGGAAATAAATACGCTGCTGATGGAATTAATACTAACGGTAGTGGTGTTTCAATTTCAAGCAAAACGATAGACGGTTGGGAAATTCCTAAAGCTCTTGAAATTAAAGATTACATTAATAAGAGCAAGTATGTGGGGTATTTTTTATCAAGCGACAACAAGCATTTATTAATGGCAGTTGAAAGAGATGAAGGTTTAGGTTTAAGTGATTTCTTTGTGAGTTTTATTGAAGACAATGGTACTTGGTCTAAACCAGTTCATATGGGAAATCAAATAAATACTAAAGAAGATGAAGCTAATCCGTTTTTAGCTGCAGATGGTAAAACAATGTATTTTTCTTCAAATGGTCATCCAGGTTATGGAGGGTACGATTTATTTGTTTCAAAGCGTTTAGACGATTCATGGACAAATTGGTCAAAACCAAAAAATTTAGGTAAAGTAATCAATTCTTCGAGTACAGAGTTGAGTATTTTCTTGTCTGCCAAAGGAGATAAAGCATATGTAGGAAAAAGTTCAGACATTTGGGAAATAAGTAATACTGTTAAACAAGATCCTGTTGCTTTAATTAAAGGAAGAGTGTTTGACAACAAAACCAAAAGCATATTATATACTTCTATTTTTTATAACGATTTAAAGTCAAATAAAGAACTTGGAAAAGCAATTTCAGACCCATCAACAGGCTCATACAGTATTGTTTTGCCATACGGACAACGTTATAGTTTTATGGCTGAAAAAGAAGGTTATTATGCAGTAACAGAGAATGTAGATTTATCTAATCTAAATGAGTATAAAGAAATTACAGTTGATTTGTACTTGAATCCTATTGAAAAAGGTCAAACTATTCGTTTAAATAATATTTTCTTCGATTCTGGTAAATACGATTTGCTTTCTGAATCAAATGCAGAATTAGAAAAATTATTGAAAGTATTAAAAGATAATAAGCAGTTAACGATTGAAATTGCAGGTCATACAGACGCTGTTGGTGCAGATAATAACAATTTGGTTCTTTCAAATAATAGGGCAAATGCAGTGATGAATTTTCTTATTTCTAATGGAATTTCTAAAGAAAGATTAACTGCAAAAGGATACGGAGAAACTAAATTTATAACAACAAACGATACGGAAGAAGGGAAACAACAAAACAGAAGGGTAGAGTTTTTGATTTTAGAAATGTAA
- a CDS encoding SUMF1/EgtB/PvdO family nonheme iron enzyme: MDTKKLFSKWAIALLLFGFGITSNANNLQISGTAVSGSNISFNVSWDNSWNASLAPSNWDAVWIFVKYQDCATRQWYHAAIATTGNSTASPLQVDLVSDAKGVFLRRSAVGGGNIPSTAVTLALNIPAGTYNYKVYGVEMVHIPQGDFQVGDGTSVATYNSITINAAAQSSGLSTATLGGSSAAVPATFPMGYNAFYSMKYEMTQEQYVEFLNTLTYDQQKERTGIDPISAAGTGAFTTGGAYRNGIEILTPGNNNTLPAVFVCDATNNSVNDTNDGQNVAMNWISWADLTAYLDWAALRPMTEMEFEKICRGPLPRVAGEYPWGTTDFNSYHSGLVTNPLQANETITTVVNGRNIYSNSAVIAGTNYGPSRVGIFATGSTGRASSGASYYGVMEMSGNVWERVVNTSNASGVAFTGALGDGTLTLLGDADVANWPNPATAIGAGSRGNGYYNTNANASRTSDRTSISSAPSSRTYTVGGRGVR; the protein is encoded by the coding sequence ATGGATACTAAAAAATTATTTTCGAAATGGGCAATTGCTCTTTTATTATTTGGTTTTGGAATAACTTCAAACGCAAATAACCTTCAAATTTCAGGAACAGCAGTTTCTGGTTCAAATATTAGCTTCAATGTAAGCTGGGATAACAGTTGGAATGCTAGTTTAGCCCCATCAAATTGGGATGCAGTTTGGATATTTGTAAAATACCAAGATTGTGCAACTCGTCAATGGTATCATGCAGCAATTGCAACAACTGGTAACTCTACAGCTTCACCATTACAAGTAGATTTAGTTTCTGATGCTAAAGGAGTTTTTTTAAGAAGAAGTGCTGTAGGTGGAGGAAACATTCCTTCAACAGCTGTAACTTTAGCCTTAAATATTCCAGCAGGAACGTATAACTATAAAGTATATGGTGTAGAGATGGTACATATTCCTCAAGGAGATTTCCAAGTTGGAGATGGTACTAGTGTTGCAACATATAATAGTATTACAATTAATGCAGCTGCTCAGTCTAGTGGATTATCTACTGCAACTCTTGGTGGTTCTTCTGCAGCTGTACCTGCTACTTTTCCTATGGGATATAATGCATTTTACTCTATGAAATATGAAATGACACAAGAGCAATATGTAGAGTTTTTAAATACATTAACATACGATCAACAAAAAGAAAGAACAGGTATAGACCCAATTTCAGCTGCTGGAACTGGTGCTTTTACAACTGGAGGTGCTTATAGAAATGGAATTGAAATACTAACACCAGGTAATAATAATACATTACCAGCAGTTTTTGTTTGTGATGCAACAAATAATTCTGTAAACGATACAAACGATGGGCAAAATGTAGCTATGAACTGGATTTCTTGGGCAGACTTAACTGCTTATTTAGATTGGGCAGCATTACGACCAATGACTGAAATGGAATTTGAAAAAATTTGCCGTGGACCACTTCCTAGAGTAGCAGGAGAATACCCATGGGGAACAACAGATTTTAATTCTTATCATTCAGGTCTAGTTACTAATCCATTACAAGCTAACGAAACAATAACTACTGTGGTAAACGGTAGAAATATTTATTCGAATAGTGCGGTAATTGCTGGAACAAATTATGGGCCATCTAGAGTAGGTATATTTGCAACAGGTTCTACTGGTAGAGCATCTTCAGGAGCATCTTACTATGGTGTTATGGAAATGTCAGGAAATGTTTGGGAAAGAGTTGTAAATACTAGTAACGCAAGTGGTGTAGCTTTTACAGGAGCTTTAGGAGACGGTACTTTAACCTTATTAGGAGATGCAGATGTAGCAAACTGGCCAAATCCAGCAACTGCAATAGGTGCAGGTTCTAGAGGTAATGGATATTATAATACTAATGCAAATGCTTCGAGAACTTCAGACAGAACAAGTATTTCTTCAGCACCATCATCTAGAACTTACACGGTAGGTGGTAGAGGTGTTCGTTAA